One genomic window of Gossypium hirsutum isolate 1008001.06 chromosome D11, Gossypium_hirsutum_v2.1, whole genome shotgun sequence includes the following:
- the LOC121223425 gene encoding uncharacterized protein isoform X1, which produces MWQVDVLSRTAFLLPGQSLIFRTMATGDVSTIGLKPLTGCGVNTSGLHVFSNLTQLKLGCNEYCGQLLPKLLEKSPNLEVLILGKVSYIAMCTNITRTLPEVPISDAGVHFIFRHEFETIGL; this is translated from the exons ATGTGGCAAGTGGATGTTCTTTCGAGAACTGCATTTCTGTTGCCAGGGCAGTCATTGATATTTCGGACAATGGCAACAGGGGATGTTTCCACTATCGGACTAAAACCACTTACAG GCTGCGGTGTAAACACTTCAGGTTTGCATGTATTTAGTAATTTAACTCAACTGAAGCTTGGGTGTAATGAATATTGTGGTCAATTGCTGCCAAAGTTGCTTGAGAAGTCACCTAATTTAGAAGTACTTATCCTTGGCAAGGTAAGTTATATTGCAATGTGCACTAATATTACCCGAACTCTTCCTGAAGTACCCATATCCGACGCTGGTGTCCATTTTATATTCAGACATGAGTTTGAGACCATAGGGTTATGA
- the LOC121223425 gene encoding uncharacterized protein isoform X2 yields MWQVDVLSRTAFLLPGQSLIFRTMATGDVSTIGLKPLTGCGVNTSGLHVFSNLTQLKLGCNEYCGQLLPKLLEKSPNLEVLILGKDNAKLNTRDLVKIHMGATAVRS; encoded by the exons ATGTGGCAAGTGGATGTTCTTTCGAGAACTGCATTTCTGTTGCCAGGGCAGTCATTGATATTTCGGACAATGGCAACAGGGGATGTTTCCACTATCGGACTAAAACCACTTACAG GCTGCGGTGTAAACACTTCAGGTTTGCATGTATTTAGTAATTTAACTCAACTGAAGCTTGGGTGTAATGAATATTGTGGTCAATTGCTGCCAAAGTTGCTTGAGAAGTCACCTAATTTAGAAGTACTTATCCTTGGCAAG GATAATGCAAAACTGAATACCAGGGACCTTGTGAAAATTCACATGGGAGCCACCGCAGTACGTTCCTGA